The stretch of DNA AGGCGAACGGTCGCTActtacaaattaaaagcccccccaTAAGAACCCAGTtataaactccaatggggtgcaatgtaaagctctcattttgaagacaaattcgctGTCACAGTTCACAGTCCAACATaatgcttcacgtcacgtcacatgtttacgcctacccaagaggcagcttttggaaaaggaggaatattacgcctccattttaaaaagacagaccggcacattgccgccgaTACCTTGGAgtaaatgtgctgccttttctatctaaaaagggctagtggtGTGcgtattttgcattttttggttTAATGGAAAACATATTATGTTTCTAAGGATATGTTAAAAATATATGATCAGTACTAAAAGTAGTAAAGCTGAATACTTAATTTCTATGTGTGAAATTCTTCTAAGTGGCATTGTCGGATCTAATATTCTCAAATTAAATAGTCTTACATTAGGCTGCGCGTTGGTTCATCCCCCGTTTCTCACCACGTGTCTGTTAGCAAATCAACCGACATGCATAATCAGTCAAAAATATTCACTGCAGTTATCTGATCATCGTTAACTATTGACGTCCCTAGACTCATCCTTTCGGGATCATGAGTATTCCTACTAAATCTCTTAGCAATCTGACAAGTAGTTGTCCATGATCTtgcaaaagaacaaaacatgGCTATAACTAGGAAGGTCTTTAGTCTGTGGTAATATCACATAGTCATGTTTTAAATGGTTTATTAAAGATTTTCTGAATCTAGCTTACACTACAAAATAATATACCATTGGTTGAATTTTGTATGAATTTGTTAGGTCAATTTACTGCCTAAGTAAATCAAAGAAATTCCAAATGTACTAAAAACATTTGCTGTGCCACACTTGAGCTTGAGTATTGCGCTTGTGTTGAAGGTTTTGGCAAATCGCTTGTGATGTAATTCTACCCCTACTGTCATTAAAAGATAAACGACCCCATTCAGAAAATTCTTTCATCTTCAAAATTCATTTAATGTAAATTGTACTTCTAAAAGTAAAAGTAGGGTCAGACTTCAAACACCTAAAACCTTAACTAACCTAAACCCAAAACGTGTCCAAAGGATGGTTACTACTTTTGTTAACCTTGTACTCAGGTATTTGTAATTTGCAAAGCTAAAATGCTCTATCATCTATTTAATAAttaatatctaaaaaaaatgtcagatgtgaaaatatatcaataaatgCCAAGTATATAGATGATGTGCTAAATAAATCACTGTAAATGGCTTCCCAATTCTGTACTAAATTACATTAATGATGGTAATAAACAGGTAGCAAAATTTTGTCAAAAAAGTTTATTATTTTGGCTTATTTAGACATTCTACACAAGTGTATTTACATGTCCATGATGCGCTTCATGCTCATGAACCTGGTGCCACTCATGCCCATCTCCCTGAAGCTCCTGTACTCTCCGGGCCTCATGTACATCATCCTGCCTCTGAAATGGGGCTGCTCGTACATCAGCCAGTGGCCGTCCATCACGTTGCAGGACATGCAGTCAGACATACGATAGCGGTCCATGATGTTGTCgcagtcctccatcagctcaTGCATCTGACCACCGAAGTTCTCCCTCTCGTAGATTCTCATCCTGAACTGGCCTCTGTGCTATTTTTTGGggagaaaatcaaatcaaattaatgcATTTATATCAGGTTTTGTGGGGGTTGTAATCTGTAATAGGACCATAGTTTGATGGAGGCATTTTTATACCTACCATGGGGATCATACGGCAAGACCTGATGCAGTCTCTCATTCCCATCATGCTCATATAGTCAGCGTACTCGCCCCTCCTCATGAAATACTGGTTTCCCATGTAGTTGGGACGGTCGTAGACCATGAAGCAGCCGCTCTCCACCCTGCAGGAGTGGCACCTGTTCAGGTAGGAGGACATGTCAGAGCAGTCGCTCATGCACTCATAGGAACGACCCTGGAAGTTCCTCTCCTCGTAGAAAATGATCTGAAAAAAGACACAATATAAGGAATATGgatttaagcaaaaaaaaaaatattgatataatTGTAAATCAATCAAAAACAGCTGGTGAGATGAGTGTCTTTACCTTGCCCATGGTCATGGTGGCTGTGTAAGTTCTTCAGAGAACTGTGTTGCTGGTAAACTGATGGTGGTCCTGTTTTAACTGTTACTTTTATACCTGACCAAACCCAAAGAATCTGTGACTTCCATTGTTTAAACCCCTGACCCAGCAACATGGTATAGAGGCCTATAGAGTGCTGAGGGGCATTTGTCACATTTGCATGTAACGGGATCCCCTAGAAGACTTTAGAATTGATATTTCTATAGGTAAGTCAAAACAATGGGCATTCTTTGAACTTACAATACAGAGTAACAAACAATAGTCTCttctacacatttaaaaaaacaattgattTTTAACCTACTTGGTAAGCTAACAATCACAGACATAAGCATCCTTTTGTGTGACCACGACAGTCTGACATGCCAGTATATAATGCACATCTGCAGGGGCGCCataaagggagggagagtgagGATGATTACAAGGGGTTTGGGCTCACAGGGGCCCTCAAAAATTCTGCATGGAAATATGAAAGGTGAATGAATTATCTGAGGAAATGTTTATGGCCCAGTAATATACTATTTAACCATTTggaattacaaaaataaattatgttgtttttgtccatTGTTTTTTTGCCAAATCAACCAGGATATCTGCCAAATCACACCCCTCTGGGAAACATTGAATGGTTCAGTCCTACCAAGGACTCAGGTCAGTCAGGAATGGTGGAAAATAGTTGACCATCTGTCTTGGTCTCTGTTGAGAGCAGTCACCTGGCACTCTTTACACAATGTCAAACTCAAAACTCAAAAATCTGATTCCACCTTTTAAATTGCTCTCAGTGTAGTTATGTAAGAATAGATACACTACTCAGAAGCACAATAACAGCTGaacaaataaaagtacaaaatgttAGAGTATACAAGTATgtaaaaaaactgtaaaactgcTAATGGccaacaatataaataaaagtctaTTAGGTAAGATAAGATATTAAATCAATATATGTATATGGAGTGGATGATTATGTACATATCTGTTCACATTAGGGTAATAACAGTGCATGATGATACATATTCAAGACATGTGCAATATAAACAGTCTATTGTGGAAGAGGAGGGTTATTGTCACTATATGATTTAGAGTATTTACATGTTCATTAATTGTACATCCACCTTGTTTCCTGCCAGACAGTAGGTCCCAGAAAGCTTGaagcaacactatgtaactttctggagaaaaaacaaCCAAGTCTCATTCCAAGATTTTAGCTCTGATGTGTTTCTTAACCACTTTTTGTAATCTGTCAGTCGCACCTATTACCACCTTTTGGGCCTTTCAGACagaatgtagtttttattgtgCTCGTCACGGGATTCAGAGCAACCTGGTTCAACTTTATGCCCGAGTGTGCCAGGTGGTGTGCTGGGCAGCCCGACCCACCAGCTCGGTgcagcaaaaagaaagaaaaggggaaGTCAGGATGTCCAGGAGGAAATGTGTACAATGTTTAATATTATATGAATTTAAAATTGAATTATGCATGAGGTCAGGTGTGATGCTTGAGAACTTTAAGTCGTGATAACTGAATAACTCGAAACACTTTATAAAACACTTTCACGGTGTTATAAAAAGTTATAAATTGTTATTAAAGACATAAATCAGATGTCAACATAACACAGGTTAACATTAGCAAAGAACTATGTTTTCACAGTTGTCACATTCACTTTTATTAGCCTACACCAGGCCAAAGCCACTCTCAATAGAATTAGTACAAGACTATTTGTCCTGCTTTTAGAGGGCAGGCTCATTTTGCCAGCTGAGATGCCATCATCGCATTCTTCACTCTTATACGTTTTTGATTGGGGACATGTGATGGCCTGTTTCAAG from Sparus aurata chromosome 9, fSpaAur1.1, whole genome shotgun sequence encodes:
- the LOC115587741 gene encoding gamma-crystallin M3-like; its protein translation is MTMGKIIFYEERNFQGRSYECMSDCSDMSSYLNRCHSCRVESGCFMVYDRPNYMGNQYFMRRGEYADYMSMMGMRDCIRSCRMIPMHRGQFRMRIYERENFGGQMHELMEDCDNIMDRYRMSDCMSCNVMDGHWLMYEQPHFRGRMMYMRPGEYRSFREMGMSGTRFMSMKRIMDM